The Desulfobacterales bacterium genome contains a region encoding:
- a CDS encoding 50S ribosomal protein L25/general stress protein Ctc, translated as MEQTSLEAQVRKTTGNGPARVLRREGRIPAVLYGPKTETVMLSIDNKEFEQIVKKSSIGSVLLKLQIKNGQTGSRSAMVKELQTHPVTGQFLHVDFYEVDLSRKINAMIPVTVKGKSQGVEDGGILQIVRREIEVFCLPTAIPETIEVDISDLDIGGSVHINDIDLPDDVELPEDIDFTVLTVLAPKVEEEIVEEEELEEGEEVAEEGAEEAPEGEETPSEEESKGE; from the coding sequence TTGGAACAAACTAGTTTAGAAGCTCAGGTCAGAAAAACAACCGGCAATGGTCCTGCACGGGTCTTGCGTCGTGAGGGCCGGATTCCGGCTGTATTATACGGCCCAAAAACCGAGACGGTTATGTTATCGATTGATAACAAAGAGTTTGAACAAATTGTTAAAAAATCCAGCATCGGTTCTGTTTTGCTCAAATTGCAAATTAAGAACGGGCAAACCGGATCGCGCTCGGCAATGGTCAAAGAACTTCAGACCCACCCGGTGACCGGACAATTTCTGCACGTTGATTTTTATGAAGTCGATCTGTCACGCAAGATTAATGCGATGATTCCGGTTACGGTGAAAGGCAAATCACAGGGAGTGGAAGATGGCGGCATATTACAGATCGTCCGCCGCGAAATAGAGGTGTTTTGTCTGCCGACGGCCATCCCGGAAACAATAGAAGTGGATATTAGTGACCTCGATATTGGGGGATCGGTTCACATCAATGATATTGATTTGCCCGACGATGTTGAATTGCCCGAGGATATTGATTTCACGGTTCTAACGGTCCTGGCACCGAAGGTTGAAGAAGAAATCGTTGAGGAAGAGGAGCTCGAGGAAGGCGAAGAAGTGGCTGAAGAAGGTGCCGAAGAAGCGCCAGAAGGTGAAGAGACCCCCTCCGAGGAAGAGTCAAAAGGGGAGTAA
- the pth gene encoding aminoacyl-tRNA hydrolase, whose amino-acid sequence MLPSHMRLIVGLGNPGAQYENTRHNAGFMVADKLAGEFGISVNKNKFDVRFGRGDIEDQAVMLAKPMAFMNRSGSPVQKLSAYFKIQSKDLIVIHDDIDLAFGRLKIKEKGGHGGHKGLKSIIHAVGEDAFVRLRIGVGRSETGSSVSDHVLGPFYDDESKLLGTIIDRARDAVVTILKEGTKAGMNQFNQKDWSLELKR is encoded by the coding sequence TTGTTACCATCGCACATGCGTCTGATTGTCGGACTTGGCAACCCCGGGGCCCAATACGAAAATACACGGCATAATGCCGGGTTTATGGTGGCCGATAAGCTCGCCGGGGAATTTGGCATTTCCGTCAACAAGAACAAGTTCGACGTGCGTTTCGGCCGCGGCGACATCGAAGACCAGGCGGTCATGCTGGCCAAACCGATGGCATTTATGAACCGCAGTGGCTCGCCGGTTCAGAAATTGAGCGCTTACTTTAAAATACAAAGCAAGGATCTGATCGTTATTCACGACGACATCGACCTTGCCTTCGGAAGATTAAAAATAAAAGAGAAAGGAGGGCATGGCGGACACAAGGGCCTGAAATCGATTATCCATGCTGTTGGCGAAGACGCTTTTGTGCGTTTGCGTATCGGTGTTGGACGGTCCGAGACAGGGAGCAGCGTTTCAGATCATGTCTTGGGACCCTTTTACGACGACGAATCAAAGCTTTTGGGCACGATCATAGATCGGGCCCGGGATGCGGTGGTAACCATTCTAAAGGAAGGGACCAAGGCTGGAATGAATCAGTTTAATCAAAAGGATTGGTCATTAGAGTTAAAACGCTAA